A window of the Cystobacter fuscus genome harbors these coding sequences:
- a CDS encoding ABC transporter ATP-binding protein gives MSEVTAPVLRVGGLEKTYGEVKAVQGVTFQLAPGEVLGLVGPNGAGKTTTLRCLAGILPPSAGRITVAGYDLAQHPVEAKRSLAFLPDEPRLFEYLTVWEHLNFVARLYGVEDWEPRARALLDEMELTGKEKALPGELSRGMKQKLSIACGFLHTPRLIILDEPLTGLDPLAIRRMKASLRRRAEEGTALVLSSHLLPLVEELCHRLLIIAGGRVVALGSLPEIRARLSGPEAAGASLEELFIRITSAAPGPEREAT, from the coding sequence ATGAGCGAGGTGACGGCGCCGGTGCTGCGGGTCGGTGGGCTGGAGAAGACCTACGGCGAGGTGAAGGCGGTACAGGGCGTGACGTTCCAGCTCGCTCCGGGCGAAGTGCTCGGCCTGGTGGGGCCCAATGGCGCGGGGAAGACGACCACGCTGCGCTGCCTGGCGGGCATCCTGCCTCCGTCGGCCGGACGCATCACGGTGGCGGGGTATGACTTGGCGCAGCATCCGGTGGAGGCCAAGCGCTCCCTGGCGTTCCTGCCGGACGAGCCGCGCCTCTTCGAGTACCTCACCGTCTGGGAGCACCTGAACTTCGTGGCCCGGTTGTATGGCGTGGAGGACTGGGAGCCGCGCGCCCGGGCGCTGCTGGACGAGATGGAGCTCACGGGCAAGGAGAAGGCCCTGCCGGGCGAGCTGTCGCGCGGGATGAAGCAGAAGCTGTCCATCGCGTGCGGCTTCCTGCACACGCCGCGGCTCATCATCCTGGACGAGCCGCTCACGGGGTTGGATCCCCTGGCCATCCGCCGGATGAAGGCCTCGCTGCGCCGGCGCGCGGAGGAGGGCACGGCGCTGGTGCTCTCCTCGCACCTGTTGCCGCTGGTGGAGGAGCTGTGCCACCGCCTGCTCATCATCGCCGGGGGGCGGGTGGTGGCGCTGGGGTCGCTGCCGGAGATCCGCGCGCGGCTGAGCGGGCCCGAGGCCGCGGGCGCGTCCCTGGAGGAGCTCTTCATCCGCATCACCAGCGCGGCGCCCGGGCCGGAGCGCGAGGCGACATGA
- the nth gene encoding endonuclease III yields the protein MTPMTPAKTVKTLLTRLHTAYPEARYELNWTTPYELLVATVLAAQCTDERVNRVTATLFQKYPGGPQALADAATAELEEDLRPTGFYKQKTKAVQALSRALLADFGGEVPRTVEQLTTLPGVARKTANVVLNTAFNLPSGIIVDTHVVRVSQRLGLTKKKKPEEIEQELMKLVPKEEWTFLGPATVLHGRYTCMARKPKCDACPMADFCPKLGVEEAPPG from the coding sequence ATGACACCCATGACGCCCGCGAAGACCGTGAAGACACTGCTCACCCGCCTCCACACCGCGTACCCGGAGGCCCGCTACGAGCTGAACTGGACGACGCCGTATGAGCTGCTCGTGGCCACCGTGCTCGCCGCGCAGTGCACGGACGAGCGCGTCAACCGCGTGACGGCCACCCTCTTCCAGAAATACCCCGGAGGCCCCCAGGCGCTCGCCGACGCGGCGACGGCCGAGCTCGAGGAGGACCTGCGCCCCACGGGCTTCTACAAGCAGAAGACGAAGGCGGTGCAGGCACTCAGCCGCGCACTGCTCGCGGACTTCGGCGGCGAAGTGCCCCGCACCGTCGAGCAGCTCACCACCCTGCCGGGCGTGGCGCGCAAGACGGCCAACGTCGTGCTCAACACCGCCTTCAACCTGCCCTCGGGCATCATCGTCGACACCCACGTGGTGCGCGTGAGCCAGCGGCTCGGACTCACCAAGAAGAAGAAGCCCGAGGAGATTGAACAGGAGCTGATGAAGCTCGTCCCCAAGGAGGAGTGGACCTTCCTCGGGCCCGCCACCGTCCTGCACGGCCGCTACACCTGCATGGCGCGCAAGCCCAAGTGCGACGCCTGCCCCATGGCCGACTTCTGTCCGAAGCTCGGGGTGGAGGAGGCGCCGCCCGGGTAG